The genomic interval ACGATGCTCTAGGCACTTGTTTTAAAAGGTGTCGTTATCTTTTCTTATTTTCCCGCTTTTTTCTGTGTCTTCATTGACGACCCACACCCTCTGATAGGGGAAACGCGCTAGCAATAAAAATTGTTGAGTTCTTCACCACATTCTCTCCCACATTGGCCTCATTTCTGGTATGGTGCGCATCCTTGTGAGTCACTGCGGATGAAATCGACTATGCACTCTTGCCCACTTTGTCATCACCAAACTACGCTGCCGTTTTATTCCGATCGGCGACGCGATTTTTTTCAGTGTCAAAGGTGTCAACTGGTGTTTGTCGACCCAGAACAAAGGCTTGATTCGAAAGCGGAAAAGTCTCAATACGATTTGCATCAAAACAACCCCGACGATCAAGGCTATCGGCGATTTTTATCGCGTCTGGCCGAGCCTTTGATTGAACGTTTACCCGCAGCCAGCTCTGGGCTAGACTTTGGTTGTGGGCCTGGTCCTACCCTTTCGCTATTGCTCGAAGAGGCGGGGCATCAGGTGGCGTTGTTTGATATCTTTTATCGACCTGATCAGCAAGTGCTCACAAAAACGTATAACTTTGTCACTGCGACGGAGGTGATTGAACATCTTCATCACCCCGATCGCGTTTGGCAACAGTGGTTAGCTATGATCAAGCCAGGTGGATGGCTTGGATTAATGACCAAAATGGTGATCGATGTCGATGCGTTTCGTCATTGGCACTATAAGAATGATCCCACCCATGTGGTGTTTTTTAGTCGTGCGACCTTTCAATACCTGGCTGAGCAGGATAAGCTCAAGCTCGAGTTTGTTGGTAACGATGTAATTTTACTGAGGAAAGGGCAGTAATGGGACGAAGTAAAAAAACGAGAAAACTCGGCGCCGCAGGGGCACCTGAGTTTGTTTTTAAACGCGGATTAAATCGCAGCGAATCGGATGAAGAAGGCCGTTTGCGCAAAAAATTGAAAAAGCGCAAGGGGCATAGTGCAGGCAGCCGTCATTCTCAAGTTACTGATGAAAGAGCAAAAGGCCAAGGACAAGCCAAAGACCCGCGTTTGGGCAGCAAGAAAAAAATCCCGTTGATCGTTGAGCCTAAAGCGAAGGTTTCCGCACAGCAGCGAAAACTCAACGCCGAGCAAGAGCTTGAAATGTTGGAAAACGATCCGCAACTGAATGTCTTGCTTGATCGTTTAGAAGCGGGTGAAAATTTGGGTGTCGGTTTACAACGCAGCGTCGATGAAAAATTGGATCGCATTGAACAACTGATGAGCCAACTGGGTCTGCTTGATGAAGACGATGTCTCTGAGTCGCAAACGCCAAAAGCGACAGGAGAGCGAAGTGACGAAGCGTTGCTGGATGATTTTGATAACTTTGATATCAATGATCTAAAAGGATAATTATGAATACCACGCTATTAGCAATGATCGGCGTTATTATTATTTTGGCTTTGGCAGCGTATGCCATTTTTCTGTTGTTGAAGTTAAAGAAACAGAATCAGTTGCAACAGCAGCATCGCGAATTGGCGATCGCCAAGCGCAATGCCAATATTTTTGATAACGTGAATACGTTGTGTATGGCGGGAATTCAAGGCCAGTGTGATTTGTCTGAAATCGCGATTCGAGTCTATTACTTGATGGACTATGTGCAGGGTGAGGCACGCGTCAATTTTGACGAGACTTACCCTGCGATTGCCGAGCTGTTCCACATCGTCAAAGATATGCCACGCGGTGAAGAAAGACAGCAGATGGCGAAAAAGGAACGCATGAAGGACAATTTAGCGCGTGTGAAAGCGGAAACGCGCTTAAACGATGCTATCATTGCTGACTTGTCTCGTCTTAAAGAACGCGTTGCGCCAGGTAAGCAGGATCAAATCCAAATTCAAATGGTGTCTTAATCGATAATCCGATCAGGTAATGAGTAATGATAGATTGATTACTGATTAGTGATCTTGCTAACACTTTTTGAAACTTTATCAATATTGTTGATAACAGTCATCATAGCCGCTGCAACTCTGTGGCAAAATAGCCGTCTTACGGTTTTGTTCACAGCAGCGGAAATGATTTATGCCTCCGGATTGTGCCGATTTTAACCCCATTCTTTGGGATCAGGCGACCCTCGATAAATACGACCTCTCGGGGCCTCGTTATACTTCTTACCCTACTGCGTTAGAGTTTCACGAAGCGTTTACCATTTCTGATTTCGATATGGCGTGCACTCAATACCCTGAGCGGCCGCTGTCGTTGTATATTCATATCCCGTTCTGCCATACGCTTTGCTACTATTGTGGCTGTAATAAAGTCATCACGCGCCATCAATTCAAAGCCGATGAATACCTAGATGTACTGGAACACGAAATTCGCCAGCGAGCGCCTTTGCTCGATGATCGCAAAGTGACACAGCTCCACTTTGGCGGAGGCACGCCGACCTTTCTGACTCACGAGCAAATGACGCGTTTGATGAACCTGCTGCGACAAGAGTTCTTTTTGGCAGACAGTGCGGAAGTGAGTATTGAGATAGATCCAAGAGAGTGTGAGGTTTCCCTGCTCGATGATTTGGCCGCGTTGGGCTTTAATCGCATCAGCATTGGGGTGCAAGATTTTGATCCCGAGGTTCAAGCGAAGGTCAACCGCCAACAAAGCGAGGCGCTTATCAACGGGCTGGTTGACAGAGCTCAGGCATTGGGATTTTCTTCTACCAATCTTGATTTGATTTACGGCTTGCCAACGCAAACGCTAGACTCTTTTTCTCACACGATCGACAAGGTCATTGCTTTGCGACCAGAGCGCCTGTCGGTGTTTAACTATGCGCACATGCCAGAGCGCTTTGCCGCGCAGAGAAAAATTCACAGTGAGGATTTGCCAAGCCGTGAGCAAAAGATGGCCATTTTACAAATGACGATTCAGCGATTAACCCAAGCGGGTTATCAGTACATTGGGATGGATCATTTTGCGCTACCCGACGACGAACTCGCGGTGGCTCAGCGTCAAGGTCAGTTACATCGCAATTTTCAGGGTTATACGACACAGGCCAATAATGATTTAATGGGGTTTGGCGTGTCTGCGATTTCAATGATGGGTGACAGTTACGCGCAAAATCATAAAACGTTGCGCGATTATTATCAGCAAGTGAACGATCAGCGTCATGCACTGGCGGCGGGGTTGCAGTTAGAACGAGATGATCTGATTCGTCGCGACGTTATCCAGTCGCTGATGTGTCATTTTCAATTGGATACTCAAGCTATTGAGCAGCGTTTTTCACTCCACTTTACTCGTTATTTTGCTAAAGATATCCGTTTGTTACAGCCGTTACTTGATGATGGATTAGTCGTGTGGCAGGGCAAGATACTGAAGGTTTCTGATAAGGGACGTTTACTGATTCGTACCGTGTGTATGTGTTTTGATCGCTACTTGGGCGAGCACACTCAGAGCCAATCTTTTTCTCGTGTGATATAAGCGCTCATTTCAATTTAATGCCATTGTAATCATCATAAAAAAAGAGCCTTAAGGCTCTTTTTTACTGTGCGCGATGCGATTTACACCGCTCAGTCACGCTTATGGCATCGCCGGTTAGCTTAACGTTTGGCTGCCATCGCTTTGAGCTCTGCCTTCTCTGAGTCAGAGAGGTAAGCCATTTCTAGGCCGTTGATTTGCGCTTGGCGAATTTGTTCTTGACTCAAACCAGCCGCCGGGGCCGCAACTTCAAACTCATAAGGTAGCTCAATACCTTCTACCGCAGGGTCGTCGGTGTTAATGCATGCCATGATACCGTGCTCTAAGAAGGTCTTGAGCGGGTGAGTGGCTAAGCTTTCTACCGTACTGGTTTGAATATTAGAAGTGAGGCAAGACTCAATACCAATACGGTTGTTGGCGAGATAATCCATTAACTCAGGGTCGTGAATCGCTTTGACGCCATGGCCGATACGAGTGGCACCGAGCTCGCGAATGGCTTGCCACATACTCTCTGGTCCAGCGGCTTCACCGGCGTGAATCGTCACCGGAAGATCCGCACGGCGTACTTGTTGGAAGTGAGAGACAAACTGTTGGCCGGGTTGGCCGAGCTCATCTCCAGCCAGATCAATGGCCGCGATGTGCTGTTTTTGACTCAGGATGGCGTCGAGCTCTTGCTGACAGGCCTGACTACCAAAAGTACGACTCATGATGCCTATTAAGTTAGTTTTTACACCAAAATCACGACTGCCGGCAGCGACGCCATCAATGACGGCTTCAACGACGCCTTGTAATGGCAACTGGTGTTTCATCGCCATGTAGTAAGGAGAAAAGCGCAGTTCGGCGTAGTCAATACGGGCATTGAGTGCATCTTGTACGTTTTCGTAAGCGATGCGTCGGCAGGCGTCTAAGTCACCGAGCACGGCGACTCCCCAATCTAACTTGGAGAGAAAGGCAACCAAAGAAGGCTGGTTTTCGACCACTTGTACATGAGGCGTTAAAGTGTCGATATCATGGCCAGGGAGGTTAATACCAAATTGTTGTCCAAGCTCTAGTATGGTTTGAGTACGAATATTACCATCGAGGTGACGGTGGATATCGGTAATCGGTAACTGTGTAGTAATCATGATTAATATCTCAACAAAGACTTTTACAGAGCCTAAACAAATGTCACTAAAGATGCAATGACACCGGATTGAATATCGCCGCTTTGTCGGTGATTAATCGGCGATATTTTGTGTTTTTAATCAATATAACTCTTTGAGCTTTCTTGTTAATGTATTGCGCCCCCAGCCTAAAACTTTTGCCGCCTCTTGCTTGTGCCCATTGGTGTGATCAAGCGCGGCTTCTAGCAATATGCGCTCAAACTCAGGCAGTGCGTAAGAGAGGATGTCTTGTTGACCTGAATTGAGAGATTGTTTGGCCCAACTGGCGAGATGAGACTGCCAAGATTGTTCACCACTGACTGTATCAACCTTTTGTTCATTGAGTAGTTCACTCGGTAAATCACTCGGTAAGACTTCACTGCCACTGGCCATGACCGTTAACCAACGACACATGTTCTCTAGTTGTCTCACATTCCCCGGCCAATTGAGGCGATTTAAAATTTCCAGCGTATTCGAGTGCAAGGTTTTTACCTCAACACCAAGTTCATCCGCTGCTTTGACTAAAAAGTGCTGAGTCAGTTTTTCTACGTCTTGTTTGCGCTCTCGCAAGGCGGGGATTTGAATGCGAATGACATTGAGTCGATGAAATAAATCCTCGCGAAAATCGCCTTGGTGGACCAACTTCTCTAGGTTTTGATGCGTTGCGGCGACAATGCGAACGTCAACGCTAATCGGAGAATGACCACCGACGCGATAAAATTGACCATCGGCGAGCACGCGCAATAGTCGCGTTTGAATATCGAGGGGCATATCGCCGATTTCATCGAGGAATAACGTGCCGCCATTGGCTTGTTCGAAGCGGCCTTGACGTACGTTTTGCGCACCAGTAAATGCGCCTTTTTCGTGGCCAAATAGCTCAGATTCAATTAAATCTTTTGGGATCGCAGCCATATTGAGCGCAATAAAAGGTTGACTGGCACGAGGGCTATGACGGTGTAAAGCGTGAGCAACGAGTTCTTTACCTGTCCCTGATTCGCCATTGATTAACACCGATATGGAAGAGCGCGACAAGCGGCCGATAGCGCGAAATACTTCTTGCATGGCCGGGGCTTCACCAATGATTTCTGGGGTTTGTGTCGGGGTGACATCGTGATCGGTTTGCCCGCGGCGCTGCTCATGACTGTGGGAGACGGCGCGCTCAACGAGGGCTAAGGCTTCATCAATATCAAAGGGTTTAGGCAAGTACTCAAAGGCCCCTTTTTGATAAGCGTTAACCGCCGCGTCAAGATCGGAGTGGGCGGTCATGATAATCACGGGTAACTCAGGGCATTGTTCATGTACTTTGCGCAGCAGCTCAATACCATCAATCCCTGGCATGCGAATGTCTGAAACCAAGACGTCAGGAGTTTCTCTTTCCAGCATCATTAAAACGCTTTCTCCGTCGGCGAAGGTTTCGCATTTTATGTCGGCGGAGGAGAGCGTCTTCTCCATAACCCATCGAATTGAGCTGTCGTCATCGACGACCCAAACATATCCTTTACTCATGTGTTAATCCTTGCCTGCGATGAGTCTTGACTGTCATGACTCATTTAATCGGTAAATAAATAGTGAAATTGGTGTAGCCTGGCCAACTTTCTACATCGATTTTTCCGTGGTGTTGATCGATGAGGTTTTGTGAAATAGACAGACCTAACCCGGTCCCGCCCTCGCGGCCACTGACCATGGGATAAAATAACGTGTCGATCAAATTACTTGGAATACCCGGGCCATTGTCGATAATTTCAATGCGCGCGGCCAATTTATGACGCTTGCCGTGTATATTCGCTTGGTGAGCGGTACGGGTGCGCATAATGATATGGCCATTGGGCTGCTTGGATAAAATTTGCCCGGCGTTACTGGTGATATTGAGTAATGCTTGTTCAATTTGATCGTGATCCATATAAATATCCGGTAAGCTCGGATCGTAATCGCGTTCGATTGTGAGACTGTGCTGGCAATCGAGCTCGACCAATTGACGTACCTTTTCTAATACTTGGTGAACGTTGGCCCGTTGTTTTTTTCCTGGCTTTTGCGGACCTAATAAGCGGTCAACTAAGGCCCTTAAGCGGTCCGCTTGTTCAATAATAATATGGGTGTACTCGGTCAATTCTGGATCGGGTAGCGTTTTTTCCAGTAATTGAGCCGCTCCGCGCAAACCACCGAGTGGGTTTTTGATTTCGTGGGCTAGGCCTCTAACCAATAACTTCGCCGCTTGTTGCTGAGCATGTTGATTTAATTCTTGAGTTAAGCGTCGTTGTTGATCGATCTTTCGCACTTCGACCAAAAGGGACAATTCTTGTTCCCATACCATAGGGCTCACGGTAACCTCGAGCAAAAGGGGCTTGCCATCAACGACAAACGTGACATCGCTATCGGTAATACTTTGTCCGCTTTGTAACGGCTGTGATAGTAGGGCAAGATCCATCGAGGCGTGTTGTACCATTTGGGATAAGGGTTGGCCGACAATGCGTTTTGCGCTTTGAGAAAACAGCTGTTCTGCCGATGGGTTAGCAAAACGGACGAACAGGGTGTCATCGAGGATTAAACAAGCTGTGACCATGTTGTCTAAAATTGCATTGGCTTTTATATCCACCATTTTTGTCCTTCCGTCTACCAATATTGGTGCTAAGCACCATTTTAGTGCATTTCACATACCATTGAACAGAGCGACATTAAGGCGTTATGAGCGATATTGACTCTTCTGGCCTGAAATGGTGCGCAAAATAGCACTAAAACGACTCGTTTATGGATTATGCACCTTTATAGGGATAATACTCCCAATAGACAATGCAATAAGCTTGCCGATTAAGGTGGCGAACGAAGAGAAAATAGCAATAAAAAAACCCGCAGCAAGTGCGGGTTTTTGTTAGCTTAATCAATAAATTAAACTGAGTAGTAAAGCTCGAACTCAACTGGGTGAGTCGTCATGTTAATGCGCTCTACGTCGGCTGATTTTAGCGTAATGTATGAATCGATGAAGTCATCAGAGAATACACCACCTGCAGTGAGGAACTCACGGTCTGCATCAAGAGCGGCCAATGCTTCTTGTAGAGACTCAGCGACTTTTGG from Vibrio sp. HB236076 carries:
- a CDS encoding class I SAM-dependent methyltransferase → MHSCPLCHHQTTLPFYSDRRRDFFQCQRCQLVFVDPEQRLDSKAEKSQYDLHQNNPDDQGYRRFLSRLAEPLIERLPAASSGLDFGCGPGPTLSLLLEEAGHQVALFDIFYRPDQQVLTKTYNFVTATEVIEHLHHPDRVWQQWLAMIKPGGWLGLMTKMVIDVDAFRHWHYKNDPTHVVFFSRATFQYLAEQDKLKLEFVGNDVILLRKGQ
- the yihI gene encoding Der GTPase-activating protein YihI, giving the protein MGRSKKTRKLGAAGAPEFVFKRGLNRSESDEEGRLRKKLKKRKGHSAGSRHSQVTDERAKGQGQAKDPRLGSKKKIPLIVEPKAKVSAQQRKLNAEQELEMLENDPQLNVLLDRLEAGENLGVGLQRSVDEKLDRIEQLMSQLGLLDEDDVSESQTPKATGERSDEALLDDFDNFDINDLKG
- a CDS encoding DUF2489 domain-containing protein, with the translated sequence MNTTLLAMIGVIIILALAAYAIFLLLKLKKQNQLQQQHRELAIAKRNANIFDNVNTLCMAGIQGQCDLSEIAIRVYYLMDYVQGEARVNFDETYPAIAELFHIVKDMPRGEERQQMAKKERMKDNLARVKAETRLNDAIIADLSRLKERVAPGKQDQIQIQMVS
- the hemN gene encoding oxygen-independent coproporphyrinogen III oxidase yields the protein MPPDCADFNPILWDQATLDKYDLSGPRYTSYPTALEFHEAFTISDFDMACTQYPERPLSLYIHIPFCHTLCYYCGCNKVITRHQFKADEYLDVLEHEIRQRAPLLDDRKVTQLHFGGGTPTFLTHEQMTRLMNLLRQEFFLADSAEVSIEIDPRECEVSLLDDLAALGFNRISIGVQDFDPEVQAKVNRQQSEALINGLVDRAQALGFSSTNLDLIYGLPTQTLDSFSHTIDKVIALRPERLSVFNYAHMPERFAAQRKIHSEDLPSREQKMAILQMTIQRLTQAGYQYIGMDHFALPDDELAVAQRQGQLHRNFQGYTTQANNDLMGFGVSAISMMGDSYAQNHKTLRDYYQQVNDQRHALAAGLQLERDDLIRRDVIQSLMCHFQLDTQAIEQRFSLHFTRYFAKDIRLLQPLLDDGLVVWQGKILKVSDKGRLLIRTVCMCFDRYLGEHTQSQSFSRVI
- the add gene encoding adenosine deaminase, whose amino-acid sequence is MITTQLPITDIHRHLDGNIRTQTILELGQQFGINLPGHDIDTLTPHVQVVENQPSLVAFLSKLDWGVAVLGDLDACRRIAYENVQDALNARIDYAELRFSPYYMAMKHQLPLQGVVEAVIDGVAAGSRDFGVKTNLIGIMSRTFGSQACQQELDAILSQKQHIAAIDLAGDELGQPGQQFVSHFQQVRRADLPVTIHAGEAAGPESMWQAIRELGATRIGHGVKAIHDPELMDYLANNRIGIESCLTSNIQTSTVESLATHPLKTFLEHGIMACINTDDPAVEGIELPYEFEVAAPAAGLSQEQIRQAQINGLEMAYLSDSEKAELKAMAAKR
- the glnG gene encoding nitrogen regulation protein NR(I), with the translated sequence MSKGYVWVVDDDSSIRWVMEKTLSSADIKCETFADGESVLMMLERETPDVLVSDIRMPGIDGIELLRKVHEQCPELPVIIMTAHSDLDAAVNAYQKGAFEYLPKPFDIDEALALVERAVSHSHEQRRGQTDHDVTPTQTPEIIGEAPAMQEVFRAIGRLSRSSISVLINGESGTGKELVAHALHRHSPRASQPFIALNMAAIPKDLIESELFGHEKGAFTGAQNVRQGRFEQANGGTLFLDEIGDMPLDIQTRLLRVLADGQFYRVGGHSPISVDVRIVAATHQNLEKLVHQGDFREDLFHRLNVIRIQIPALRERKQDVEKLTQHFLVKAADELGVEVKTLHSNTLEILNRLNWPGNVRQLENMCRWLTVMASGSEVLPSDLPSELLNEQKVDTVSGEQSWQSHLASWAKQSLNSGQQDILSYALPEFERILLEAALDHTNGHKQEAAKVLGWGRNTLTRKLKELY
- the glnL gene encoding nitrogen regulation protein NR(II), with protein sequence MVDIKANAILDNMVTACLILDDTLFVRFANPSAEQLFSQSAKRIVGQPLSQMVQHASMDLALLSQPLQSGQSITDSDVTFVVDGKPLLLEVTVSPMVWEQELSLLVEVRKIDQQRRLTQELNQHAQQQAAKLLVRGLAHEIKNPLGGLRGAAQLLEKTLPDPELTEYTHIIIEQADRLRALVDRLLGPQKPGKKQRANVHQVLEKVRQLVELDCQHSLTIERDYDPSLPDIYMDHDQIEQALLNITSNAGQILSKQPNGHIIMRTRTAHQANIHGKRHKLAARIEIIDNGPGIPSNLIDTLFYPMVSGREGGTGLGLSISQNLIDQHHGKIDVESWPGYTNFTIYLPIK